The Panicum virgatum strain AP13 chromosome 5K, P.virgatum_v5, whole genome shotgun sequence genome has a window encoding:
- the LOC120710399 gene encoding uncharacterized protein LOC120710399: MGSSSFFPAGGEMCMEEGRRPAGRRGAKKQAAVEHHKANRQPQRGLGVAQLEKIRLHNQMLAAYRSAGSSGLHPPATAAQPQAPPFAAASPSFQQSYRLTNCFQETERGIVPVPVPEQHYYGYDYDGHHHHHLLPYSSSPPPPSLFAHDVRDSSGHRLGQPPQQQQHYWMMSSASEGSRSSSHGSAEELDLELRL; the protein is encoded by the exons ATGGGCAGCAGCAGCTTCttcccggccggcggcgagatgtGCATGGAGGAGGGCCGCCGCccggcggggaggcgcggcgccaagaagcaggcggcggtggagcaCCACAAGGCCAACAGGCAGCCGCAGCGCGGACTGGGCGTCGCGCAGCTCGAGAAGATCCGCCTCCACAACCAGATGCTGGCCGCCTACCGCTCCGCCGGATCATCAGGCCTGCACCCGCCGGCCACGGCTGCgcagccgcaggcgccgcccttcgccgccgcctccccctcgtTCCAGCAATCATACCGCCTCACG aactGCTTCCAGGAGACGGAGCGGGGCAtcgtgcccgtgcccgtgcccgaGCAGCACTACTACGGCTACGACTAcgacggccaccaccaccaccacctgctGCCGTACAgctcgagcccgccgccgccgtcgctgttcGCGCACGACGTCAGGGATTCCTCCGGCCACAGGCTGGGccagccgccgcagcagcagcagcactacTGGATGATGAGCAGCGCGAGCGAGGGGTCCAGGTCGTCCAGCCACGGCAGCGCGGAGGAGCTCGACTTGGAGCTCAGATTGTAG